A genome region from Gymnogyps californianus isolate 813 chromosome 4, ASM1813914v2, whole genome shotgun sequence includes the following:
- the RBM46 gene encoding probable RNA-binding protein 46 isoform X1: MHEENKAAANGCGKIRSGTQNEAALLALMEKTGYSMVQENGQRKFGGPPPGWEGPPPPRGCEVFVGKIPRDMYEDELVPVFERAGKIYEFRLMMEFSGENRGYAFVMYTTKEEAQLAIKILNNYEIRPGKFIGVCVSLDNCRLFIGAIPKEKKKEEILNEMKKVTEGVVDVIVYPNATDKTKNRGFAFVEYESHRAAAMARRRLIPGTFQLWGHTIQVDWADPEKEVDEETMQRVKVLYVRNLMISTTEDTIKAEFNKFKPGVVERVKKLRDYAFVHFFHREDAVAAMSVMNGKCIDGASIEVTLAKPVNKEGTWKQHFNGQISPGSENLLAFPNKEDCHQKSLGKPASLSVRLNGQHSPGPPEVERCTYPFFPGIKLTPISMYSLKSSHFSSAAMHLDYFCNKNNWAPPEYYLYSTTSQDGKILLVYKVLIPSIADGSQSYFMPDKLCTTVEGAKELAAQFTLLHLANCTPYLA, translated from the exons ATGcatgaggaaaataaagctgcagCAAATGGATGTGGCAAAATCCGAAGTGGCACTCAGAATGAGGCTGCTTTACTGGCCCTGATGGAGAAGACTGGATACAGCATGGTTCAAGAAAATGGGCAAAGAAAATTTGGTGGTCCTCCACCAG gttGGGAAGGTCCTCCACCACCTCGTGGATGTGAAGTTTTTGTGGGTAAGATTCCTCGTGATATGTATGAAGATGAATTAGTTCCTGTTTTCGAGAGAGCTGGGAAGATCTATGAGTTCAGACTGATGATGGAATTCAGTGGTGAGAATCGAGGCTATGCCTTTGTGATGTACACTACTAAAGAGGAAGCCCAGCTAGCCATCAAGATTCTTAATAATTACGAAATTCGTCCAGGGAAATTTATTGGTGTCTGCGTAAGCTTGGACAACTGCAGACTATTTATTGGAGcaattccaaaagaaaagaagaaagaagaaatactgaatgaaatgaaaaaagttacagaaggAGTGGTGGATGTCATTGTTTATCCAAATGCCACTGACAAAACTAAAAATCGTGGCTTTGCTTTTGTAGAATATGAATCTCACAGAGCAGCTGCGATGGCTAGAAGGCGGCTAATCCCAG GAACatttcagctctggggtcaTACTATTCAAGTAGACTGGGCAGACCCTGAGAAAGAAGTTGATGAAGAAACAATGCAGAGAGTGAAAGTATTGTATGTAAGAAATTTAATGATATCTACTACAGAGGACACAATTAAAGCTGAATTCAACAAGTTCAAACCAGGAGTAGTTGAACGTGTAAAGAAGCTGAGAGACTatgcttttgttcattttttccaccGAGAAGATGCAGTTGCTGCTATGTCGGTAATGAATGGAAAGTGCATTGATGGAGCTAGTATTGAGGTAACGCTGGCAAAGCCAGTTAACAAAGAAGGTACTTGGAAGCAACATTTTAATGGTCAGATAAGTCCCGGTTCTGAAAATCTCTTAGCGTTTCCTAACAAAGAAGATTGTCATCAAAAGTCCTTAGGGAAACCAGCAAGTCTTTCAGTTCGTCTTAATGGTCAGCACAGTCCAGGCCCCCCTGAAGTTGAAAGATGTACATACCcattttttccaggaataaaGCTTACTCCGATTAGCATGTATTCTTTAAAATCCAGTCACTTCAGTTCTGCAGCAATGCATCTGgattatttttgcaataaaaataactggGCACCGCCAGAATACTACTTGTATTCAACCACAAGTCAGGATGGGAAAATACTCTTGGTGTACAAGGTGCTTATTCCTAGTATTGCAGATGGTTCCCAGAGTTATTTCATGCCAGACAAACTCTGTACAACAGTAGAAGGTGCAAAGGAATTGGCAGCACAGTTCACACTTCTACATCTAG CCAACTGTACACCCTATTTGGCTTGA
- the RBM46 gene encoding probable RNA-binding protein 46 isoform X2 — protein sequence MHEENKAAANGCGKIRSGTQNEAALLALMEKTGYSMVQENGQRKFGGPPPGWEGPPPPRGCEVFVGKIPRDMYEDELVPVFERAGKIYEFRLMMEFSGENRGYAFVMYTTKEEAQLAIKILNNYEIRPGKFIGVCVSLDNCRLFIGAIPKEKKKEEILNEMKKVTEGVVDVIVYPNATDKTKNRGFAFVEYESHRAAAMARRRLIPGTFQLWGHTIQVDWADPEKEVDEETMQRVKVLYVRNLMISTTEDTIKAEFNKFKPGVVERVKKLRDYAFVHFFHREDAVAAMSVMNGKCIDGASIEVTLAKPVNKEGTWKQHFNGQISPGSENLLAFPNKEDCHQKSLGKPASLSVRLNGQHSPGPPEVERCTYPFFPGIKLTPISMYSLKSSHFSSAAMHLDYFCNKNNWAPPEYYLYSTTSQDGKILLVYKVLIPSIADGSQSYFMPDKLCTTVEGAKELAAQFTLLHLAPKQAYITLLSLNAA from the exons ATGcatgaggaaaataaagctgcagCAAATGGATGTGGCAAAATCCGAAGTGGCACTCAGAATGAGGCTGCTTTACTGGCCCTGATGGAGAAGACTGGATACAGCATGGTTCAAGAAAATGGGCAAAGAAAATTTGGTGGTCCTCCACCAG gttGGGAAGGTCCTCCACCACCTCGTGGATGTGAAGTTTTTGTGGGTAAGATTCCTCGTGATATGTATGAAGATGAATTAGTTCCTGTTTTCGAGAGAGCTGGGAAGATCTATGAGTTCAGACTGATGATGGAATTCAGTGGTGAGAATCGAGGCTATGCCTTTGTGATGTACACTACTAAAGAGGAAGCCCAGCTAGCCATCAAGATTCTTAATAATTACGAAATTCGTCCAGGGAAATTTATTGGTGTCTGCGTAAGCTTGGACAACTGCAGACTATTTATTGGAGcaattccaaaagaaaagaagaaagaagaaatactgaatgaaatgaaaaaagttacagaaggAGTGGTGGATGTCATTGTTTATCCAAATGCCACTGACAAAACTAAAAATCGTGGCTTTGCTTTTGTAGAATATGAATCTCACAGAGCAGCTGCGATGGCTAGAAGGCGGCTAATCCCAG GAACatttcagctctggggtcaTACTATTCAAGTAGACTGGGCAGACCCTGAGAAAGAAGTTGATGAAGAAACAATGCAGAGAGTGAAAGTATTGTATGTAAGAAATTTAATGATATCTACTACAGAGGACACAATTAAAGCTGAATTCAACAAGTTCAAACCAGGAGTAGTTGAACGTGTAAAGAAGCTGAGAGACTatgcttttgttcattttttccaccGAGAAGATGCAGTTGCTGCTATGTCGGTAATGAATGGAAAGTGCATTGATGGAGCTAGTATTGAGGTAACGCTGGCAAAGCCAGTTAACAAAGAAGGTACTTGGAAGCAACATTTTAATGGTCAGATAAGTCCCGGTTCTGAAAATCTCTTAGCGTTTCCTAACAAAGAAGATTGTCATCAAAAGTCCTTAGGGAAACCAGCAAGTCTTTCAGTTCGTCTTAATGGTCAGCACAGTCCAGGCCCCCCTGAAGTTGAAAGATGTACATACCcattttttccaggaataaaGCTTACTCCGATTAGCATGTATTCTTTAAAATCCAGTCACTTCAGTTCTGCAGCAATGCATCTGgattatttttgcaataaaaataactggGCACCGCCAGAATACTACTTGTATTCAACCACAAGTCAGGATGGGAAAATACTCTTGGTGTACAAGGTGCTTATTCCTAGTATTGCAGATGGTTCCCAGAGTTATTTCATGCCAGACAAACTCTGTACAACAGTAGAAGGTGCAAAGGAATTGGCAGCACAGTTCACACTTCTACATCTAG CCCCCAAGCAAGCATATATAACTTTGCTGTCCTTGAATGCAGCATAG